Proteins encoded in a region of the Armatimonadota bacterium genome:
- a CDS encoding DUF159 family protein, with translation MPLSSSPPSFIVCPLWSIINTERREGMVPPMCGRFTLTQTTQAVAERFGVQFVLFEFAPRYNIAPSQPVAVIMQNGERRLEACQWGLVPFWARDAEIGNRLINARAETLAEKPAFKYSLTRRRCLIPADGFYEWRKEGNRRVPIYIRRRDGGLFAFAGLWDEWQSPDGSPLRTCTIITTEPNALIAPIHHRMPVILKPEHESLWLDTSLKDPARLLTMLRAYPETDLEAYPVSSRVNNPNNDDPLCIQPA, from the coding sequence ATGCCGCTCTCCAGTTCTCCCCCCTCTTTCATTGTCTGTCCGCTGTGGAGTATCATCAATACAGAAAGACGCGAAGGGATGGTACCACCTATGTGCGGACGCTTTACCCTGACACAAACCACGCAGGCGGTAGCAGAACGCTTCGGGGTGCAGTTCGTGCTCTTTGAATTCGCCCCCCGTTACAACATTGCGCCTTCACAGCCGGTGGCGGTGATTATGCAGAATGGGGAGCGCAGACTGGAAGCCTGTCAATGGGGGCTGGTCCCCTTTTGGGCGAGAGACGCCGAGATAGGCAATCGGCTGATTAACGCCCGCGCCGAAACGCTGGCGGAAAAACCGGCTTTCAAGTACTCGCTCACGCGCCGTCGATGCCTGATACCCGCCGACGGTTTCTATGAGTGGCGCAAGGAAGGTAACCGTCGTGTTCCCATATACATCCGCAGGCGCGATGGAGGGCTCTTTGCTTTCGCCGGGCTATGGGACGAGTGGCAATCGCCCGACGGTTCTCCGCTACGCACCTGCACCATTATCACCACAGAGCCCAACGCGCTCATTGCGCCGATCCACCATCGCATGCCCGTTATCTTGAAGCCCGAACATGAGTCGCTGTGGCTGGATACTTCCTTGAAAGACCCTGCGCGATTGCTGACCATGCTGCGGGCATACCCGGAGACGGATCTGGAGGCTTATCCGGTATCCTCGCGTGTGAACAACCCCAACAACGATGACCCGCTGTGTATCCAGCCAGCGTGA
- a CDS encoding hypothetical protein (possible pseudo, frameshifted) — MKRTFASAILVVLWLLVAIAATAQEKVSLQYKAQKGQKMTYRLEADLSSEFGGQKIQVLIKQTSVDEILDVSASGEITRQSVDEEVEMTLNGQKMPASEESSKRRTITVTKPDGTLVSVKWEGGREPTEAERKAQLRLMQSTQIVFSPNPVGVGDKWTREYREDAEKGTPSAVAEYELLALEKTRGVDTAKLRYTYRETGREKNMSLQGEVWVEVASGDIVVMNLQVENFPFAPSEQAPTFNGTLRAERTGGSPIGGAAAAAQPAEAPKKKEKSIEEVVKDYEKIEGVFTLYRKKEAGKDTIYLEIREDQLDRLMLLQVTQSTGTGGYSLAAGNPIDDILFKFVKRDEQILFVVPNIRFRADEHQPIARAVKRSFADAYLESFRIEARSEGRKSLLINISDLFRSDIAQITRLAQAAGGAYSIDREKTVISAIKNFPNNLVVQTAYHLVRAGGGGGSSPFSIPGMSSGAPLADPRSLPLDITYNLFFLPENGYRPRLADPRVGYFVTEFQDFTQDKDDQTTRYILRWHLEKADPDAALSPPKQPIVFWLDNAIPTEYREAVREGILWWNKALERVGFKDAIVVKQMPDDADWDHADMRYNVIRWVTSPSSGYAVALFRANPLTGQILNASITVDANMTRFARTEFKRMVNPLSAFDPEPLPTNPFLCNMAEEAAYQAWFGATAMKLMQSPRSTRISESEYVKQYIREVVAHEMGHILGLRHNFVASTLHSTADLANADRINHLGMTASVMDYTPVNIIALHSPHSAYWTHGLGVYDYWAIEYGYKPSKVASPEAELPMLRAIARRCTEPGLAYMGDEFADNVDPLITRFDLGKDPLEYWATIFRDVSRMIPQLPAKAVKSGENYYELTRSFNGLLSMYARAANVVSRYIGGVRLHQNHRGDPNEKPPVVPSQRRRAKARAGTVDAVRLFAQGVQFPQRGVSEAGSRPLPGLCQLP, encoded by the coding sequence GTAGACGAAATCCTCGATGTTTCTGCCTCGGGCGAAATCACGCGCCAATCGGTAGACGAAGAGGTGGAGATGACCCTCAACGGTCAGAAGATGCCCGCCTCCGAGGAATCGAGCAAGCGACGCACCATTACCGTCACCAAACCCGATGGCACGCTGGTTTCGGTGAAATGGGAAGGTGGACGTGAACCCACCGAAGCAGAGCGTAAGGCGCAGCTGCGCTTGATGCAGTCCACCCAGATAGTCTTTTCGCCCAATCCGGTCGGCGTTGGCGATAAGTGGACGCGCGAATATAGGGAGGACGCCGAAAAGGGCACCCCCAGCGCGGTAGCCGAGTACGAACTGCTCGCCCTGGAGAAGACTAGAGGTGTGGATACAGCCAAACTGCGCTATACCTATCGCGAGACGGGCAGGGAAAAGAACATGAGCCTGCAGGGCGAGGTATGGGTGGAGGTCGCCTCCGGAGACATTGTGGTGATGAACCTGCAGGTGGAAAACTTCCCCTTCGCCCCTTCGGAACAAGCTCCTACCTTCAACGGCACGCTTCGCGCGGAGCGCACGGGAGGTAGCCCCATCGGTGGAGCGGCGGCGGCTGCCCAACCTGCCGAAGCTCCCAAAAAGAAGGAGAAGAGCATCGAAGAAGTGGTGAAGGACTACGAGAAGATAGAGGGTGTGTTCACTCTCTACCGCAAGAAGGAGGCGGGCAAGGACACTATCTACCTGGAGATTCGCGAAGACCAGCTGGACAGGCTGATGCTGCTGCAGGTGACGCAGAGCACAGGCACGGGAGGCTATTCGCTCGCCGCTGGCAATCCCATTGACGATATCCTCTTCAAGTTTGTCAAGCGCGACGAGCAGATTCTGTTCGTTGTACCCAATATCCGCTTCCGTGCCGACGAACATCAACCTATTGCGCGTGCAGTGAAGCGTTCCTTTGCGGATGCCTATCTGGAGTCGTTCCGCATCGAGGCGCGCAGCGAAGGGCGCAAGAGCCTGCTGATTAACATCAGTGACCTGTTCCGCTCGGACATCGCGCAGATTACCCGACTGGCGCAGGCAGCAGGTGGAGCATACAGCATCGACCGCGAGAAGACGGTCATCAGCGCTATCAAGAACTTTCCCAACAATCTAGTAGTGCAAACCGCTTACCATCTGGTGCGCGCAGGAGGTGGTGGTGGCAGCTCGCCCTTCTCCATTCCAGGCATGAGCTCCGGTGCACCGCTCGCTGACCCGCGCAGTTTGCCCCTGGATATCACCTACAACCTCTTCTTCCTGCCCGAGAACGGCTACCGTCCACGACTGGCGGACCCACGTGTCGGCTACTTCGTCACCGAATTTCAGGACTTTACGCAGGACAAGGACGATCAGACTACGCGCTATATCCTGCGCTGGCATCTGGAAAAAGCCGACCCTGACGCTGCGCTCTCGCCTCCGAAGCAGCCTATCGTCTTCTGGCTGGACAACGCGATACCAACTGAATATCGGGAGGCGGTGCGCGAAGGCATTCTCTGGTGGAACAAGGCGCTCGAGCGCGTCGGCTTCAAAGATGCTATCGTGGTCAAGCAGATGCCCGATGACGCCGACTGGGACCATGCCGACATGCGCTACAACGTCATTCGTTGGGTAACCTCACCCTCCTCGGGCTACGCCGTGGCGCTGTTCCGTGCGAACCCGCTCACTGGGCAGATCCTCAACGCCAGTATCACTGTAGACGCCAACATGACGCGCTTCGCCCGCACCGAGTTCAAGCGCATGGTGAACCCGCTCAGTGCGTTTGACCCCGAACCATTGCCTACGAACCCCTTCCTGTGCAACATGGCAGAAGAGGCGGCATATCAGGCGTGGTTCGGTGCCACGGCGATGAAGCTGATGCAGTCGCCACGGTCCACACGCATCTCGGAGTCGGAGTACGTGAAGCAGTACATCCGCGAGGTCGTGGCACACGAGATGGGGCACATCCTGGGGTTGCGCCATAACTTCGTTGCCAGCACGCTGCATTCCACCGCGGATTTGGCAAACGCTGACCGGATCAACCACCTGGGCATGACAGCCTCGGTGATGGATTATACCCCGGTGAACATCATCGCGCTGCACTCGCCACACTCGGCGTACTGGACACACGGACTAGGCGTGTACGACTACTGGGCGATAGAGTACGGCTACAAGCCCAGCAAAGTGGCCTCCCCTGAGGCGGAACTGCCCATGTTGCGTGCGATTGCCCGCCGTTGCACGGAGCCGGGACTGGCGTACATGGGCGACGAGTTCGCTGACAACGTAGACCCACTGATTACCCGTTTTGACCTGGGCAAGGACCCGCTGGAGTACTGGGCAACCATCTTCAGAGATGTGAGCCGGATGATACCCCAGCTGCCCGCGAAAGCGGTAAAGTCCGGCGAGAACTACTATGAGCTGACCCGCAGTTTCAACGGATTGCTCTCGATGTATGCGCGTGCGGCAAACGTGGTCTCGCGCTACATCGGGGGCGTGCGCTTGCACCAGAACCATCGCGGCGATCCGAACGAGAAACCGCCCGTGGTACCGTCTCAGCGCCGCCGAGCAAAAGCGCGCGCTGGCACTGTTGACGCAGTACGTCTTTTCGCCCAAGGCGTTCAATTTCCCCAAAGAGGTGTATCTGAAGCTGGCTCCAGACCCCTACCCGGACTATGCCAGCTTCCTTAA
- a CDS encoding TIGR00725 family protein, with the protein MERTYRVVIGVMGASQCDEPTYEMARQVGRLIAERGAVLLCGGRGGVMEAAARGAKEAEGLTIGIMPGMNASETPPNPYIDVAIFTGLRDGRNWVNVCACDAIIAISGGYGTLSEIALALKIGKPVVLLRSWELPPRDFAPLYVAQTPDQAVELAFRQVRTS; encoded by the coding sequence GTGGAGCGAACCTATCGAGTAGTCATCGGGGTAATGGGAGCTTCGCAGTGCGATGAGCCGACGTACGAGATGGCACGGCAAGTAGGAAGGCTGATTGCTGAACGCGGCGCCGTGCTGCTGTGTGGCGGGCGTGGCGGGGTGATGGAAGCCGCTGCGCGAGGTGCCAAAGAGGCGGAAGGTCTCACCATCGGCATCATGCCGGGTATGAACGCCAGTGAAACCCCGCCCAATCCCTACATCGACGTGGCGATATTCACCGGTCTGCGCGATGGACGCAACTGGGTGAACGTATGCGCTTGCGACGCCATTATCGCCATTTCGGGTGGTTACGGCACCCTCTCGGAAATCGCACTTGCGCTCAAAATCGGCAAGCCGGTGGTGCTGCTGCGCTCGTGGGAGTTGCCTCCTCGCGACTTCGCCCCGCTGTACGTGGCGCAAACCCCCGACCAGGCGGTGGAACTGGCGTTTCGGCAGGTCCGAACGTCGTGA
- a CDS encoding hypothetical protein (possible pseudo, frameshifted), with protein sequence MEHPDNPEKLPIDRSRELCLRCHASLPYPGSARARIKGIEPDKHYPDTECSECHNPHNPVQAGG encoded by the coding sequence ATGGAACACCCGGATAACCCTGAGAAACTGCCTATAGACAGAAGCAGGGAGCTCTGCTTACGCTGTCACGCTTCCCTGCCCTATCCGGGAAGCGCGCGCGCCCGGATCAAAGGCATCGAACCGGATAAACATTACCCGGACACCGAGTGCTCAGAGTGCCACAATCCCCACAATCCCGTACAAGCAGGAGGGTAA
- a CDS encoding oxidoreductase, with product MEVHGEVWTLKELFVYPNEYIYWSVQIVMYPFMTGLVAGAFVLSSLYHVFGIKQLREMARFSLVLSFALLLAAPLPLLFHLLQPTRAFNVFLTPHFTSAIAAFGIVFSGYMAIVASEIWFVYRKHFVTQALLLRQKRDRSLAESLLHLLYSVLTLGAYDISEEALRKDEQAIRWLAGVGIPVACFLHGYAGFIFGSVKANALWMTPLMPVIFIMSAVVSGIALCMLSYIVVMEARRRRVSDAFAPYQMTREQIRGVELQEVTITARYLVFFMIFAISLELLDLVFREYTALKSWDILRRVIYGRDFLNIFILQYLVGNLVPFALLLLPRLTIRRAVVSLLLVLFGVFMMRWNVVIGGQAFSLSFSGFMHYHLPIVPHDLDTFKEGALGAAVILVVPYMLFWLFGKILPVFEPEETH from the coding sequence ATGGAAGTGCACGGCGAAGTGTGGACACTGAAGGAGCTCTTCGTCTACCCGAACGAGTACATCTACTGGAGCGTACAAATCGTCATGTATCCTTTCATGACGGGGCTCGTTGCGGGAGCGTTCGTGTTGTCGTCGCTGTATCACGTGTTTGGCATCAAGCAGCTCAGGGAGATGGCACGCTTCTCGCTAGTGCTTTCGTTTGCGCTGCTTCTGGCAGCGCCGCTGCCCTTGCTGTTTCACCTTCTACAACCGACACGCGCCTTCAACGTGTTTTTGACCCCCCATTTTACCTCAGCTATCGCCGCGTTTGGCATCGTCTTTTCGGGGTATATGGCAATCGTCGCTTCTGAGATATGGTTTGTGTACCGAAAACACTTCGTGACACAGGCGCTACTGCTCAGGCAAAAACGAGACAGAAGCCTCGCGGAGAGCCTATTGCACCTGCTGTATTCCGTGCTCACCCTTGGCGCATACGATATCAGCGAGGAGGCGTTGCGTAAAGATGAGCAGGCTATCCGGTGGCTTGCCGGAGTGGGTATTCCGGTCGCTTGCTTCCTGCACGGCTATGCCGGTTTCATCTTCGGCTCGGTAAAGGCGAACGCCCTGTGGATGACCCCGTTGATGCCTGTTATTTTCATCATGTCGGCGGTAGTCTCCGGCATCGCCCTGTGCATGTTAAGCTATATCGTGGTCATGGAAGCCAGAAGGAGACGAGTATCAGATGCGTTTGCTCCTTACCAGATGACACGTGAGCAGATCAGAGGGGTAGAACTGCAAGAGGTGACCATCACCGCCAGGTATCTGGTGTTCTTCATGATATTCGCCATCAGCCTCGAACTGCTTGACCTCGTTTTTCGCGAATACACCGCGCTGAAGTCGTGGGACATTTTGCGTCGGGTCATCTACGGCAGGGATTTCCTCAACATCTTCATCCTTCAGTATCTGGTGGGCAACCTTGTGCCGTTCGCTTTGCTTCTACTACCTCGCCTTACCATCCGGCGGGCGGTGGTCAGCCTGCTGCTGGTGCTTTTTGGCGTATTTATGATGCGCTGGAACGTGGTCATCGGAGGGCAGGCGTTCTCGCTGAGTTTCTCGGGGTTCATGCACTATCACTTGCCCATCGTACCTCATGACCTCGATACCTTCAAAGAGGGCGCGCTGGGAGCGGCGGTAATCCTCGTAGTGCCGTACATGCTGTTCTGGTTGTTCGGCAAGATACTCCCTGTTTTCGAGCCGGAAGAGACCCATTGA
- a CDS encoding 4Fe-4S ferredoxin produces MLTRRAFIRRVLQTISGALGAASVAAVVFRRRAAANTKTARWAFLVDTYKCVGCGFCVKACKLENDVPYEANATRTWVERYILTKKGELLIDTPKGARDGFISPNVQLGKNTYREVKPDEIAKAFFVPKLCNQCENPPCVQVCPVGATYQTEDGVVLVDRKWCIGCGYCIMACPYGVRFFHPVYRVADKCNFCYHRISQGMKPACVEACPFGARLIGDLSNPSDPVTQYIMTQRVGVLKEDYGTKPQVYYVGLSKEVR; encoded by the coding sequence ATGTTAACCAGACGAGCGTTCATACGCAGAGTGCTGCAAACGATATCTGGAGCATTAGGCGCTGCGAGCGTTGCTGCGGTTGTGTTTCGCAGGCGCGCCGCGGCCAACACGAAGACCGCCCGGTGGGCTTTCCTGGTAGATACCTACAAATGTGTCGGGTGTGGTTTCTGCGTCAAGGCGTGCAAACTCGAGAACGACGTGCCGTATGAAGCGAACGCTACCCGCACCTGGGTAGAACGCTACATCCTGACCAAAAAGGGAGAACTGCTCATCGACACCCCGAAGGGGGCACGCGATGGCTTCATCTCCCCCAATGTGCAGCTCGGCAAAAACACCTACCGGGAGGTAAAGCCGGACGAGATTGCTAAGGCGTTTTTCGTGCCAAAGCTGTGTAATCAATGCGAAAACCCGCCGTGCGTACAGGTGTGCCCTGTCGGTGCTACCTATCAGACAGAAGACGGCGTGGTGCTGGTGGACCGCAAATGGTGCATCGGGTGCGGTTATTGCATCATGGCGTGCCCTTACGGGGTACGTTTCTTCCACCCGGTATACCGTGTCGCCGACAAATGCAACTTCTGCTATCACCGTATCAGTCAGGGCATGAAGCCGGCCTGCGTAGAAGCCTGCCCGTTCGGAGCGAGGCTTATTGGAGACCTGAGCAACCCCAGCGACCCGGTGACGCAATACATCATGACACAGAGAGTCGGCGTCTTGAAAGAGGACTACGGAACCAAGCCACAGGTGTACTATGTTGGACTGAGTAAGGAGGTACGCTGA